A part of Drosophila ananassae strain 14024-0371.13 chromosome 2R, ASM1763931v2, whole genome shotgun sequence genomic DNA contains:
- the LOC6506900 gene encoding PAN2-PAN3 deadenylation complex subunit PAN3 isoform X5: MDPIFFSPTNGIPSESKLATYMVTPQSPEFIPTRINSSPNFYAPYHSAPMQLSNGLNGVNGLTAAAAAAAAAAAAAAAAAAGAPPPVVSTSSVATVSATITKQQQQQSNGGTSMLSMQKSASIATVTIAQQQQQQQQQQQQQQQQKQQQQQQPPLGGGGAVSVASAPIAISGGGPPPNPAAAPFVSSMSAQTPLKNRGHGAMLRQESPTAAMLAGGGGGGGGGGGGGGPGEKSPPHGMTPHGASPIPTTMPASVHQENVGGTIYFYPTANAQNNQPVVNSVVVDTTHPAHHGVSAVAPMNAVGGVPPTMFYTGHVYPGPASNVMTMHPKTQLESAFFIPDEMRSEILARNEISNLIMDAAEAAQHALPMEVDNYHALYPLEPPAQPLHAKLTLPASTYRATHNTTGYKYCLRRLHGFRLQSTKCMTLVEMWKKLQHTNVVQLREVFTTKAFGDNSLVLVYDYYPGSQTLLAKYFTPAPDTNGYSDPFQGDARPFSHKSNIQRSNSGPLLPESTIWSIIMQLTAGLRAIHQAGLACKVLDPTKIIVTGKRVRFSSCCISDITQFDPNAANPLALVNMHQQDDLTALGRLVLALACRCLQSVQRDNVQSSIDMVTRNYSTDLRNFIVYLFTTNNRRSVTDLMPMIGARFYTQLDALQSQIDMQEDELAKEMENGRLYRILVKLNSINERPNFNLDFTWSETGDRYMLKLFRDYLFHSVTEDGRPWLDHAHIVQCLNKLDAGSIERVQLMSRDEQSVLIVSYSELKNCLEKAFSELMSTTN, encoded by the exons ATGGATCCAATTTTCTTCTCGCCAACGAATGGTATACCGTCAGAGAGTAAACTCGCCACCTATATG GTCACACCACAGTCGCCAGAGTTCATTCCAACACGCATCAACTCGTCCCCCAACTTCTACGCACCATATCACAGCGCTCCTATGCAATTGAGTAATGGACTCAATGGCGTCAATGGGTTAACAGCAGCGGCCgccgcagccgcagccgcagcagcagcagcagcagccgccgccgccggtGCACCGCCGCCAGTTGTGTCCACATCCTCGGTGGCCACCGTATCCGCCACCATAActaaacagcaacagcaacagtccAACGGCGGCACCTCCATGCTCTCGATGCAGAAATCTGCCTCCATTGCCACTGTCACCATtgcacaacagcaacagcagcaacaacagcagcaacaacaacaacagcaacaaaaacaacaacaacaacaacaaccacctCTAGGGGGCGGAGGAGCAGTATCGGTAGCATCAGCTCCCATAGCTATCAGTGGCGGCGGTCCACCGCCGAATCCCGCTGCAGCGCCCTTCGTCAGCAGCATGTCGGCCCAGACACCACTCAAGAACCGGGGCCACGGAGCGATGTTGCGCCAGGAGTCACCCACGGCGGCCATGCTGGcgggcggtggtggtggcggcggcggcggaggaggaggcggtggcCCGGGGGAGAAATCACCGCCCCACGGAATGACACCACACGGCGCCTCACCCATACCCACCACCATGCCGGCGAGCGTCCATCAG GAGAACGTCGGCGGCACCATCTACTTCTATCCAACTGCCAACGCACAGAACAACCAGCCGGTCGTCAATTCAGTTGTGGTGGACACCACTCATCCCGCCCACCACGGCGTCAGTGCCGTGGCGCCGATGAACGCTGTCGGCGGGGTGCCGCCCACAATGTTCTACACGGGGCATGTGTATCCGGGTCCGGCCTCCAACGTGATGACCATGCACCCGAAAACCCAGCTGGAGTCCGCCTTCTTCATACCCGACGAGATGCGCTCCGAAATTCTTGCCCGCAACGAGATCTCTAACCTGATCATGGACGCAGCAGAGGCGGCCCAGCACGCCCTCCCCATGGAGGTGGACAACTACCATGCCCTATATCCCCTGGAACCGCCGGCCCAGCCCTTGCACGCCAAACTAACACTTCCCGCCAGCACGTACCGGGCCACGCACAATACCACTGGCTACAAGTACTGCCTGCGAAGGTTGCACG GGTTCCGCCTGCAGTCGACCAAGTGCATGACGCTGGTGGAGATGTGGAAGAAGCTGCAGCACACGAACGTGGTACAATTGCGTGAGGTGTTTACGACGAAAGCATTTGGTGATAATT CTTTAGTATTAGTTTACGACTATTATCCCGGCTCACAGACACTGCTGGCCAAGTACTTCACTCCAGCGCCAGATACCAACGGCTACTCTGATCCATTCCAAGGCGATGCCCGCCCCTTCAG TCATAAGAGCAACATACAGCGATCGAACAGCGGCCCTTTGCTGCCGGAGTCCACCATCTGGTCGATCATCATGCAGCTGACCGCCGGCCTGAGAGCCATCCACCAGGCAGGTCTGGCCTGCAA GGTTCTGGATCCCACCAAGATTATAGTTACGGGAAAGAGAGTGAGGTTTAGTTCGTGCTGCATCTCGGATATCACGCAATTCGACCCCAACGCAGCCAATCCACTAGCCTTGGTTAATATGCACCAGCAG GATGATCTGACCGCTCTGGGTCGCTTAGTATTAGCTTTGGCCTGCCGCTGTCTCCAATCCGTACAACGCGACAATGTCCAGTCTAGCATCGACATGGTCACCCGAAACTACTCCACCGATCTGCGTAACTTTATAGT TTACCTCTTTACCACTAATAATCGTCGCTCGGTGACCGATCTGATGCCCATGATTGGAGCCCGTTTCTATACGCAACTGGATGCATTACAAAGCCAGATAGACATGCAGGAGGATGAGTTGGCCAAGGAGATGGAGAACGGGCGGTTGTATCGCATTTTGGTCAAACTAAATAGCATTAATGAGCGGCCCAA CTTTAATCTGGACTTTACTTGGTCTGAGACTGGTGATAGATACATGTTGAAATTATTCCGCGATTATTTGTTCCATTCCGTAACCGAGGATGGCCGGCCCTGGCTAGATCACGCACATATTGTACAATGCCTCAACAAGCTGGATGCTGGCTCCATAGAGCGC GTGCAACTGATGTCGCGCGATGAGCAGTCGGTGCTTATCGTCTCCTATTCAGAACTCAAGAATTGTCTGGAGAAGGCCTTCTCCGAACTGATGTCCACGACCAACTGA
- the LOC6506900 gene encoding PAN2-PAN3 deadenylation complex subunit PAN3 isoform X3 gives MSTFLNNFFPADTAAMDPIFFSPTNGIPSESKLATYMNRQNVATSSSYGLNNGFSLLNLDSPLPANKKSQVTPQSPEFIPTRINSSPNFYAPYHSAPMQLSNGLNGVNGLTAAAAAAAAAAAAAAAAAAGAPPPVVSTSSVATVSATITKQQQQQSNGGTSMLSMQKSASIATVTIAQQQQQQQQQQQQQQQQKQQQQQQPPLGGGGAVSVASAPIAISGGGPPPNPAAAPFVSSMSAQTPLKNRGHGAMLRQESPTAAMLAGGGGGGGGGGGGGGPGEKSPPHGMTPHGASPIPTTMPASVHQENVGGTIYFYPTANAQNNQPVVNSVVVDTTHPAHHGVSAVAPMNAVGGVPPTMFYTGHVYPGPASNVMTMHPKTQLESAFFIPDEMRSEILARNEISNLIMDAAEAAQHALPMEVDNYHALYPLEPPAQPLHAKLTLPASTYRATHNTTGYKYCLRRLHGFRLQSTKCMTLVEMWKKLQHTNVVQLREVFTTKAFGDNSLVLVYDYYPGSQTLLAKYFTPAPDTNGYSDPFQGDARPFSHKSNIQRSNSGPLLPESTIWSIIMQLTAGLRAIHQAGLACKVLDPTKIIVTGKRVRFSSCCISDITQFDPNAANPLALVNMHQQDDLTALGRLVLALACRCLQSVQRDNVQSSIDMVTRNYSTDLRNFIVYLFTTNNRRSVTDLMPMIGARFYTQLDALQSQIDMQEDELAKEMENGRLYRILVKLNSINERPNFNLDFTWSETGDRYMLKLFRDYLFHSVTEDGRPWLDHAHIVQCLNKLDAGSIERVSQVG, from the exons ATACGGCTGCTATGGATCCAATTTTCTTCTCGCCAACGAATGGTATACCGTCAGAGAGTAAACTCGCCACCTATATG AACCGCCAGAATGTCGCCACATCGAGCAGTTATGGCCTGAACAACGGGTTCTCGCTTCTTAACCTGGACTCGCCCCTACCCGCTAATAAGAAGTCCCAG GTCACACCACAGTCGCCAGAGTTCATTCCAACACGCATCAACTCGTCCCCCAACTTCTACGCACCATATCACAGCGCTCCTATGCAATTGAGTAATGGACTCAATGGCGTCAATGGGTTAACAGCAGCGGCCgccgcagccgcagccgcagcagcagcagcagcagccgccgccgccggtGCACCGCCGCCAGTTGTGTCCACATCCTCGGTGGCCACCGTATCCGCCACCATAActaaacagcaacagcaacagtccAACGGCGGCACCTCCATGCTCTCGATGCAGAAATCTGCCTCCATTGCCACTGTCACCATtgcacaacagcaacagcagcaacaacagcagcaacaacaacaacagcaacaaaaacaacaacaacaacaacaaccacctCTAGGGGGCGGAGGAGCAGTATCGGTAGCATCAGCTCCCATAGCTATCAGTGGCGGCGGTCCACCGCCGAATCCCGCTGCAGCGCCCTTCGTCAGCAGCATGTCGGCCCAGACACCACTCAAGAACCGGGGCCACGGAGCGATGTTGCGCCAGGAGTCACCCACGGCGGCCATGCTGGcgggcggtggtggtggcggcggcggcggaggaggaggcggtggcCCGGGGGAGAAATCACCGCCCCACGGAATGACACCACACGGCGCCTCACCCATACCCACCACCATGCCGGCGAGCGTCCATCAG GAGAACGTCGGCGGCACCATCTACTTCTATCCAACTGCCAACGCACAGAACAACCAGCCGGTCGTCAATTCAGTTGTGGTGGACACCACTCATCCCGCCCACCACGGCGTCAGTGCCGTGGCGCCGATGAACGCTGTCGGCGGGGTGCCGCCCACAATGTTCTACACGGGGCATGTGTATCCGGGTCCGGCCTCCAACGTGATGACCATGCACCCGAAAACCCAGCTGGAGTCCGCCTTCTTCATACCCGACGAGATGCGCTCCGAAATTCTTGCCCGCAACGAGATCTCTAACCTGATCATGGACGCAGCAGAGGCGGCCCAGCACGCCCTCCCCATGGAGGTGGACAACTACCATGCCCTATATCCCCTGGAACCGCCGGCCCAGCCCTTGCACGCCAAACTAACACTTCCCGCCAGCACGTACCGGGCCACGCACAATACCACTGGCTACAAGTACTGCCTGCGAAGGTTGCACG GGTTCCGCCTGCAGTCGACCAAGTGCATGACGCTGGTGGAGATGTGGAAGAAGCTGCAGCACACGAACGTGGTACAATTGCGTGAGGTGTTTACGACGAAAGCATTTGGTGATAATT CTTTAGTATTAGTTTACGACTATTATCCCGGCTCACAGACACTGCTGGCCAAGTACTTCACTCCAGCGCCAGATACCAACGGCTACTCTGATCCATTCCAAGGCGATGCCCGCCCCTTCAG TCATAAGAGCAACATACAGCGATCGAACAGCGGCCCTTTGCTGCCGGAGTCCACCATCTGGTCGATCATCATGCAGCTGACCGCCGGCCTGAGAGCCATCCACCAGGCAGGTCTGGCCTGCAA GGTTCTGGATCCCACCAAGATTATAGTTACGGGAAAGAGAGTGAGGTTTAGTTCGTGCTGCATCTCGGATATCACGCAATTCGACCCCAACGCAGCCAATCCACTAGCCTTGGTTAATATGCACCAGCAG GATGATCTGACCGCTCTGGGTCGCTTAGTATTAGCTTTGGCCTGCCGCTGTCTCCAATCCGTACAACGCGACAATGTCCAGTCTAGCATCGACATGGTCACCCGAAACTACTCCACCGATCTGCGTAACTTTATAGT TTACCTCTTTACCACTAATAATCGTCGCTCGGTGACCGATCTGATGCCCATGATTGGAGCCCGTTTCTATACGCAACTGGATGCATTACAAAGCCAGATAGACATGCAGGAGGATGAGTTGGCCAAGGAGATGGAGAACGGGCGGTTGTATCGCATTTTGGTCAAACTAAATAGCATTAATGAGCGGCCCAA CTTTAATCTGGACTTTACTTGGTCTGAGACTGGTGATAGATACATGTTGAAATTATTCCGCGATTATTTGTTCCATTCCGTAACCGAGGATGGCCGGCCCTGGCTAGATCACGCACATATTGTACAATGCCTCAACAAGCTGGATGCTGGCTCCATAGAGCGCGTAAGTCAAGTCGGATGA
- the LOC6506900 gene encoding PAN2-PAN3 deadenylation complex subunit PAN3 isoform X1: MSTFLNNFFPADTAAMDPIFFSPTNGIPSESKLATYMNRQNVATSSSYGLNNGFSLLNLDSPLPANKKSQVTPQSPEFIPTRINSSPNFYAPYHSAPMQLSNGLNGVNGLTAAAAAAAAAAAAAAAAAAGAPPPVVSTSSVATVSATITKQQQQQSNGGTSMLSMQKSASIATVTIAQQQQQQQQQQQQQQQQKQQQQQQPPLGGGGAVSVASAPIAISGGGPPPNPAAAPFVSSMSAQTPLKNRGHGAMLRQESPTAAMLAGGGGGGGGGGGGGGPGEKSPPHGMTPHGASPIPTTMPASVHQENVGGTIYFYPTANAQNNQPVVNSVVVDTTHPAHHGVSAVAPMNAVGGVPPTMFYTGHVYPGPASNVMTMHPKTQLESAFFIPDEMRSEILARNEISNLIMDAAEAAQHALPMEVDNYHALYPLEPPAQPLHAKLTLPASTYRATHNTTGYKYCLRRLHGFRLQSTKCMTLVEMWKKLQHTNVVQLREVFTTKAFGDNSLVLVYDYYPGSQTLLAKYFTPAPDTNGYSDPFQGDARPFSHKSNIQRSNSGPLLPESTIWSIIMQLTAGLRAIHQAGLACKVLDPTKIIVTGKRVRFSSCCISDITQFDPNAANPLALVNMHQQDDLTALGRLVLALACRCLQSVQRDNVQSSIDMVTRNYSTDLRNFIVYLFTTNNRRSVTDLMPMIGARFYTQLDALQSQIDMQEDELAKEMENGRLYRILVKLNSINERPNFNLDFTWSETGDRYMLKLFRDYLFHSVTEDGRPWLDHAHIVQCLNKLDAGSIERVQLMSRDEQSVLIVSYSELKNCLEKAFSELMSTTN, translated from the exons ATACGGCTGCTATGGATCCAATTTTCTTCTCGCCAACGAATGGTATACCGTCAGAGAGTAAACTCGCCACCTATATG AACCGCCAGAATGTCGCCACATCGAGCAGTTATGGCCTGAACAACGGGTTCTCGCTTCTTAACCTGGACTCGCCCCTACCCGCTAATAAGAAGTCCCAG GTCACACCACAGTCGCCAGAGTTCATTCCAACACGCATCAACTCGTCCCCCAACTTCTACGCACCATATCACAGCGCTCCTATGCAATTGAGTAATGGACTCAATGGCGTCAATGGGTTAACAGCAGCGGCCgccgcagccgcagccgcagcagcagcagcagcagccgccgccgccggtGCACCGCCGCCAGTTGTGTCCACATCCTCGGTGGCCACCGTATCCGCCACCATAActaaacagcaacagcaacagtccAACGGCGGCACCTCCATGCTCTCGATGCAGAAATCTGCCTCCATTGCCACTGTCACCATtgcacaacagcaacagcagcaacaacagcagcaacaacaacaacagcaacaaaaacaacaacaacaacaacaaccacctCTAGGGGGCGGAGGAGCAGTATCGGTAGCATCAGCTCCCATAGCTATCAGTGGCGGCGGTCCACCGCCGAATCCCGCTGCAGCGCCCTTCGTCAGCAGCATGTCGGCCCAGACACCACTCAAGAACCGGGGCCACGGAGCGATGTTGCGCCAGGAGTCACCCACGGCGGCCATGCTGGcgggcggtggtggtggcggcggcggcggaggaggaggcggtggcCCGGGGGAGAAATCACCGCCCCACGGAATGACACCACACGGCGCCTCACCCATACCCACCACCATGCCGGCGAGCGTCCATCAG GAGAACGTCGGCGGCACCATCTACTTCTATCCAACTGCCAACGCACAGAACAACCAGCCGGTCGTCAATTCAGTTGTGGTGGACACCACTCATCCCGCCCACCACGGCGTCAGTGCCGTGGCGCCGATGAACGCTGTCGGCGGGGTGCCGCCCACAATGTTCTACACGGGGCATGTGTATCCGGGTCCGGCCTCCAACGTGATGACCATGCACCCGAAAACCCAGCTGGAGTCCGCCTTCTTCATACCCGACGAGATGCGCTCCGAAATTCTTGCCCGCAACGAGATCTCTAACCTGATCATGGACGCAGCAGAGGCGGCCCAGCACGCCCTCCCCATGGAGGTGGACAACTACCATGCCCTATATCCCCTGGAACCGCCGGCCCAGCCCTTGCACGCCAAACTAACACTTCCCGCCAGCACGTACCGGGCCACGCACAATACCACTGGCTACAAGTACTGCCTGCGAAGGTTGCACG GGTTCCGCCTGCAGTCGACCAAGTGCATGACGCTGGTGGAGATGTGGAAGAAGCTGCAGCACACGAACGTGGTACAATTGCGTGAGGTGTTTACGACGAAAGCATTTGGTGATAATT CTTTAGTATTAGTTTACGACTATTATCCCGGCTCACAGACACTGCTGGCCAAGTACTTCACTCCAGCGCCAGATACCAACGGCTACTCTGATCCATTCCAAGGCGATGCCCGCCCCTTCAG TCATAAGAGCAACATACAGCGATCGAACAGCGGCCCTTTGCTGCCGGAGTCCACCATCTGGTCGATCATCATGCAGCTGACCGCCGGCCTGAGAGCCATCCACCAGGCAGGTCTGGCCTGCAA GGTTCTGGATCCCACCAAGATTATAGTTACGGGAAAGAGAGTGAGGTTTAGTTCGTGCTGCATCTCGGATATCACGCAATTCGACCCCAACGCAGCCAATCCACTAGCCTTGGTTAATATGCACCAGCAG GATGATCTGACCGCTCTGGGTCGCTTAGTATTAGCTTTGGCCTGCCGCTGTCTCCAATCCGTACAACGCGACAATGTCCAGTCTAGCATCGACATGGTCACCCGAAACTACTCCACCGATCTGCGTAACTTTATAGT TTACCTCTTTACCACTAATAATCGTCGCTCGGTGACCGATCTGATGCCCATGATTGGAGCCCGTTTCTATACGCAACTGGATGCATTACAAAGCCAGATAGACATGCAGGAGGATGAGTTGGCCAAGGAGATGGAGAACGGGCGGTTGTATCGCATTTTGGTCAAACTAAATAGCATTAATGAGCGGCCCAA CTTTAATCTGGACTTTACTTGGTCTGAGACTGGTGATAGATACATGTTGAAATTATTCCGCGATTATTTGTTCCATTCCGTAACCGAGGATGGCCGGCCCTGGCTAGATCACGCACATATTGTACAATGCCTCAACAAGCTGGATGCTGGCTCCATAGAGCGC GTGCAACTGATGTCGCGCGATGAGCAGTCGGTGCTTATCGTCTCCTATTCAGAACTCAAGAATTGTCTGGAGAAGGCCTTCTCCGAACTGATGTCCACGACCAACTGA
- the LOC6506900 gene encoding PAN2-PAN3 deadenylation complex subunit PAN3 isoform X4 has protein sequence MSTFLNNFFPADTAAMDPIFFSPTNGIPSESKLATYMVTPQSPEFIPTRINSSPNFYAPYHSAPMQLSNGLNGVNGLTAAAAAAAAAAAAAAAAAAGAPPPVVSTSSVATVSATITKQQQQQSNGGTSMLSMQKSASIATVTIAQQQQQQQQQQQQQQQQKQQQQQQPPLGGGGAVSVASAPIAISGGGPPPNPAAAPFVSSMSAQTPLKNRGHGAMLRQESPTAAMLAGGGGGGGGGGGGGGPGEKSPPHGMTPHGASPIPTTMPASVHQENVGGTIYFYPTANAQNNQPVVNSVVVDTTHPAHHGVSAVAPMNAVGGVPPTMFYTGHVYPGPASNVMTMHPKTQLESAFFIPDEMRSEILARNEISNLIMDAAEAAQHALPMEVDNYHALYPLEPPAQPLHAKLTLPASTYRATHNTTGYKYCLRRLHGFRLQSTKCMTLVEMWKKLQHTNVVQLREVFTTKAFGDNSLVLVYDYYPGSQTLLAKYFTPAPDTNGYSDPFQGDARPFSHKSNIQRSNSGPLLPESTIWSIIMQLTAGLRAIHQAGLACKVLDPTKIIVTGKRVRFSSCCISDITQFDPNAANPLALVNMHQQDDLTALGRLVLALACRCLQSVQRDNVQSSIDMVTRNYSTDLRNFIVYLFTTNNRRSVTDLMPMIGARFYTQLDALQSQIDMQEDELAKEMENGRLYRILVKLNSINERPNFNLDFTWSETGDRYMLKLFRDYLFHSVTEDGRPWLDHAHIVQCLNKLDAGSIERVQLMSRDEQSVLIVSYSELKNCLEKAFSELMSTTN, from the exons ATACGGCTGCTATGGATCCAATTTTCTTCTCGCCAACGAATGGTATACCGTCAGAGAGTAAACTCGCCACCTATATG GTCACACCACAGTCGCCAGAGTTCATTCCAACACGCATCAACTCGTCCCCCAACTTCTACGCACCATATCACAGCGCTCCTATGCAATTGAGTAATGGACTCAATGGCGTCAATGGGTTAACAGCAGCGGCCgccgcagccgcagccgcagcagcagcagcagcagccgccgccgccggtGCACCGCCGCCAGTTGTGTCCACATCCTCGGTGGCCACCGTATCCGCCACCATAActaaacagcaacagcaacagtccAACGGCGGCACCTCCATGCTCTCGATGCAGAAATCTGCCTCCATTGCCACTGTCACCATtgcacaacagcaacagcagcaacaacagcagcaacaacaacaacagcaacaaaaacaacaacaacaacaacaaccacctCTAGGGGGCGGAGGAGCAGTATCGGTAGCATCAGCTCCCATAGCTATCAGTGGCGGCGGTCCACCGCCGAATCCCGCTGCAGCGCCCTTCGTCAGCAGCATGTCGGCCCAGACACCACTCAAGAACCGGGGCCACGGAGCGATGTTGCGCCAGGAGTCACCCACGGCGGCCATGCTGGcgggcggtggtggtggcggcggcggcggaggaggaggcggtggcCCGGGGGAGAAATCACCGCCCCACGGAATGACACCACACGGCGCCTCACCCATACCCACCACCATGCCGGCGAGCGTCCATCAG GAGAACGTCGGCGGCACCATCTACTTCTATCCAACTGCCAACGCACAGAACAACCAGCCGGTCGTCAATTCAGTTGTGGTGGACACCACTCATCCCGCCCACCACGGCGTCAGTGCCGTGGCGCCGATGAACGCTGTCGGCGGGGTGCCGCCCACAATGTTCTACACGGGGCATGTGTATCCGGGTCCGGCCTCCAACGTGATGACCATGCACCCGAAAACCCAGCTGGAGTCCGCCTTCTTCATACCCGACGAGATGCGCTCCGAAATTCTTGCCCGCAACGAGATCTCTAACCTGATCATGGACGCAGCAGAGGCGGCCCAGCACGCCCTCCCCATGGAGGTGGACAACTACCATGCCCTATATCCCCTGGAACCGCCGGCCCAGCCCTTGCACGCCAAACTAACACTTCCCGCCAGCACGTACCGGGCCACGCACAATACCACTGGCTACAAGTACTGCCTGCGAAGGTTGCACG GGTTCCGCCTGCAGTCGACCAAGTGCATGACGCTGGTGGAGATGTGGAAGAAGCTGCAGCACACGAACGTGGTACAATTGCGTGAGGTGTTTACGACGAAAGCATTTGGTGATAATT CTTTAGTATTAGTTTACGACTATTATCCCGGCTCACAGACACTGCTGGCCAAGTACTTCACTCCAGCGCCAGATACCAACGGCTACTCTGATCCATTCCAAGGCGATGCCCGCCCCTTCAG TCATAAGAGCAACATACAGCGATCGAACAGCGGCCCTTTGCTGCCGGAGTCCACCATCTGGTCGATCATCATGCAGCTGACCGCCGGCCTGAGAGCCATCCACCAGGCAGGTCTGGCCTGCAA GGTTCTGGATCCCACCAAGATTATAGTTACGGGAAAGAGAGTGAGGTTTAGTTCGTGCTGCATCTCGGATATCACGCAATTCGACCCCAACGCAGCCAATCCACTAGCCTTGGTTAATATGCACCAGCAG GATGATCTGACCGCTCTGGGTCGCTTAGTATTAGCTTTGGCCTGCCGCTGTCTCCAATCCGTACAACGCGACAATGTCCAGTCTAGCATCGACATGGTCACCCGAAACTACTCCACCGATCTGCGTAACTTTATAGT TTACCTCTTTACCACTAATAATCGTCGCTCGGTGACCGATCTGATGCCCATGATTGGAGCCCGTTTCTATACGCAACTGGATGCATTACAAAGCCAGATAGACATGCAGGAGGATGAGTTGGCCAAGGAGATGGAGAACGGGCGGTTGTATCGCATTTTGGTCAAACTAAATAGCATTAATGAGCGGCCCAA CTTTAATCTGGACTTTACTTGGTCTGAGACTGGTGATAGATACATGTTGAAATTATTCCGCGATTATTTGTTCCATTCCGTAACCGAGGATGGCCGGCCCTGGCTAGATCACGCACATATTGTACAATGCCTCAACAAGCTGGATGCTGGCTCCATAGAGCGC GTGCAACTGATGTCGCGCGATGAGCAGTCGGTGCTTATCGTCTCCTATTCAGAACTCAAGAATTGTCTGGAGAAGGCCTTCTCCGAACTGATGTCCACGACCAACTGA